The segment TTAAAGCAGGCATCAAGCGCTGCCAGTTACCCAAAAGCTTTTCCTGCCAGGGTATTCCCTTCGAGCCTTTGACTACTAGCTGAGTAGTTTTCTTCTTACGCACGCCAATCACAAACCGCGACAGTACGCTCATTCCTGAACTATTGAGGAATTCTAGGTGTTTTAGGTTCATTGTAACCGTCGGTGGCTCCTGCGCGATCGCCTCATCAAGTAACTGCTCTATAGATTTATAATCCGCTATTCCACTCTCCCGCAATAAACCCTGGAAGTCTACTGTTGCCGTTGCTGGATCGTAGGATACCCTATAGTCATTTGTTTGAATTTCCATTTTATTAAATCTCCTTACTTACCATCTAAATAATTTATCTTATCTACGTTGTTAGCTGCACCATTGTGGTAACAGTTGTAATTTTTGGCTCTTGGCTTATTGTCTCAATTTTCCAGCCCAATTTAGCACTATAATCGTTTATCATACTGAGAAATCCTAACCGAGATTCTTCGCTTTTCTCCTCAGCACCTTTTTCCAATTGACGAAAATATAATTCCTCACTATCGGAATTTATTATTTCCTGAATAAAATCTATGAATTTCTCCAAAATTTGTTCGCTAACGCAATTGTTAGTAACTAAGACTAATCTTTTATCAATTAGACACATACCCAATTGAATTGGATGTTTAACGCTTTTTTGATGAAATTTCATTGAATTTTCTAATAACTCATTAGCAATATAAGTAACCGCAGTTTTAATATGAAATTGCCTTTCATAAGATTTGATATCTTGCTCATTGACGGGGAATAAAGTTGCCCAATAATCCGTAATAAAAGCAATAGACAAATACCTTGTCTGCTTGCGCCGCTCAAGGGGAATAGAATGAACAAAAAAGTCGAACATAAAAAGCTTATTGTTGGCAAGTATCTCTTCTTGAAAATCTCCAAATATTTGATTCATGGCCCTTTAATTGTGTATTTTATGCGGAAAACTCTTCTTAAGAAACGGAATAGGCTTAGGAACAGATTTAGTTATTCACTACTAACAAGCAAGCTACTTCTGCTTAAGCACCACCAAAGTAATATCATCAAAGACCTTTTGCTCCCCAATATGTTGTTTAACATCGTCAATTACCACTTGTGTAATTTCCTGTGCTGAGCGATCGCAGTTGCACCTGACGATTTCACATAATCTCTCTAATCCGTATTGCTTTTGATTGATGTCAAACGCCTCTGTAACACCATCGGTGTATAACACCACTAGATCTCCTGAATTTAACTGCACCTGTTCAGAGGCGATGAAGTCGGCAATATCATCCTCCATTCCAATCGGAAAGCCCAGACTAATTGTATCAATCCGCTCAAGTTGGCCTCCTGCACGCACCACAATTACTTCCTCGTGTTGTCCGCTGATACTCAACATACCGTCAGCGTAGTCGAGAATGGAAAGACTTAAGTTTTTATAGGGATTGATGCGTTGAGCATTGCGATAAATCGTGCGGTTGAGAATATCCAAAAATTGCACCGGATCGGTTTGATTACTTTCTTGTAGGGTTCTAACGGCGGTTTGGGTCATTAGCATTAATACACCACTTTCTAACCCATGTCCGGTAACATCACCTATGCTAATCTTGACTTTACCATCATGTTGCAGAACGTCGTAATAGTCGCCGCCCACTTCATCCGCTGGTTCCATAAAGCCAGCTATTTCTAACCCTTCAATTGCATCGACTTCTGACTGCTTGGGCAAGATCATCTGTTGCAGTCGCTTAGTTACTTCTAACTCAGCACTAAGGCGAATATTTTCCGCTTTGAGCTTATCGTTGAGGTCGCTAATTTCTTCATTAGCTTGAGCCAGTTGAGCGGTGCGCTGTTTAACTTTGTCTTCTAGAGTTTGATAAAGTTGGGCATTTTCAATTGAGATAGCCGCTTGAGACGATAATATTTTTACTACTTCCAAATGCTCGGGCGTAAAGGCTCCTGCGGTGAGATTATTTTCTAAATAAACAATACTGATGAGTTGACCTTGATTAATTAGCGGAACGCACAAGATAGATTTGCTCTGATGCTCTTTGATGTATGGAGCGTTGGTAAATTGGCCTTCAGAGGCGGCATCATTTAATACTACACTTTCCTGAGTTCGGACAACATAGTTTAATATTGCTGAGGGTACGCGGTTATCGATGGGAATTGACTGCAATACGGTGATGCGATCGCCATCTATTGAACCTTCAGCTTCTATCAGTAGTTCTGCCTGGCTTGCCAAAATCAAATATCCTTTTTGCGCTCCCGCATTTTCAATTAAAATATTCATCAAGCTAGATAGCAATCTCTCCAGCACAATTTCGCCAGAAATTGCCTGGGAAGCTTTGACAACTGTAGCAATATCTAGGGAGTAACGCGAACCAGTGGTTGTCAATCTTGTAGTATTTTTGGTGTCTTGAATTCCCGTACCAGTTGCAGTTAACAAGTGAGGATATCGCCTCTCTAAATCTTTTACCTTAGCCGTAGCACCCCATAGCTGATAGCAGTAACAAGCCTCCTGCATATAGGCTCTGGCACTCACTTTTCTCCCTTTAGATAAATAAAACTTGGCAGCTAGTTCGTAAGCGAGGGCGGCTTCATTAATATATTCGTGTTCTTTAGCAAGGGCAATAGCTTTCTCAAAATAGTCTATTGCTAAGGCATCTTTGCCAATAACTCGATATCGCTCTGCCTCCACCAATATATATTTATGCAAGTGATTCATGGGGGCATGATGCGCCCATTTCTTCATCTTTTTCTGATTGGCTATAACTTTTGACATACGGTGTTTTTTGTCTAAATTTAGCGTATCTTTATATAAAGAGAGTTGAGCCAAAGAATCATAAAAATAGAAGTAGGGAACGGTGAATGTTGCGGTTGCACCATCTAGATACTGTTCGGCTTGAACTGCATTTGATGCTGCTTCGCTATACTGCTCAAATAGATAACAAAGCAGTAGTTGATTGAGGTATACATAAAAAATTGATGTTCGCGCCTTAGCTTGAATTAGCAACGGCAAGTCAGAGCGATTGTCGTAGGCATTTCCGATTAAACAGTAGGGGGTTTCAGCACGATCTAATAAGTTAAGAACAGCTTGGTGAAATGGCTTATGCATGCTAAGAGATTGTTCTTGGTTCAATTGAACCATAACCTCACTATACGCTGCCATTTGGGGTTCAAGTTCCGATAATTCCTGGCCACTCAGATACGCATTGAAGCAATAAACTAAGGCTGCATAAGCAGCATACTCCAAATCTCCAGTTTCCAGGCCACTTTTGTAACCCTCTAACAAAGGTAGCAACGTTTCTTTAGCTGGTGTTTTCCAATGTCCGATAAAGCCATTGGTTATAAAGAGCGCTTTAGTTTTGAATTCTCTGGCATTAAATTGCTCCAGCAACCTCAACGCCAGCTGACCAAATTCATAACCCGCTTCAATATCTCCTACAACTCCACACAAAATTAAGCCATAGATAGCGTAAGCATAGATAGACTCAGCGCTATTACCATGTTTGACAGACAGAATCACCTGCTTAAACGCAATTAAGGGTAGAAATGTAGGTGCAGCAATAAAGGCTGGTGAAACTATTCTCGATAGGATACGCAGCGCTGCTAATTTGTAAGGAGCGCTCATCTGGCGTAGATTCGCTAAGTCTGAAATCCGTTTAACTGCTAATACTGACTTGGTTTCTACTAATCCCATCAAGATATTCAGATTGTTAGGCTTTTGGGGTAGTTTCACCCTCAACTGCCTCAAAATTTCCACTCCTGCATCAACTGCCTGCTCTAGCTTTGTCTGGGCAATTAGGGCAAGAATTTTTACTTCAATAACTTTCACTTTGTCTAGGACTGTTTTTGCTCTTTGCAGCACGATTTGAACTAAACTCTCCATCTGCTCAAAGCCACCACTAAGGTACGCCGCCTCTGCTGCTTCTACATAGAGTGTCAATGTCAAGTCATACTGCGTCTGCCAGCCTTTTTCCCCCAACAATTTTATGCCAACTTGCAAGTAATTTAAGGCTGGCTCATATGCTGCCGATGCTTTCGCTTTCTTGCCAGCTATGAGATTTAACTGAGCCAATTCATCTCTTTCTGACTGAATAGAAATGAGTTCAATCCCAAAATTTAGTTGATTAACAATATCAAAAATTTTTTCTTCTCGATGGTCGTAAGAAGTATTTTGCAGGAGCAGTTGCCCAATTTTTCGATGGATGAGTGGCTTGTCCTGTTCGGGAATCAGCGAATAAGATGCCTGCTGAATTCTGTCATGAACAAATTTGTATTCGGGTAATGGGTAATTGGTGGGTGTTAATGTGTTATCGTTGGATTCTTGCTCGCTCAGAGCTACTTCTAAATCACTCCTATTACCTGGGGACATAACTAAACCTTCGGCAACCGCTGCGTGCAAGTCATTAACCATTTCTCGCAGGGATTTTTCACGATGGGTTGCTAGCATTTGCAAATCAAACTGATTGCCCATGCAGGCTGCTAGCTTTAAGATCTGTTGTGTATTCTCTGGCAGCTTTTGAATCTTTAGGGTCATCAGCTCGACAATGTTATCAGTGAATCCCCGCGCTTTAATTTGATCTAAATCCCACTGCCACCTAAGAGTCTGAGAGTCAAACTCTAACAATTTTTCGGTATAAAGGGATTTGAGAAACTCATTCATAAAGAAGGGATTGCCGCCTGTTTTAAAAAGCACTAATTCGGCTAAGGGCTGGGCACTTTCTTCAGAACAGTTGAGAGTATCTGCAATTAGGTGAGTAATGGTGGATAAAGCCAAAGGAAGCAGAGAAATTCGCTCGACAATTGCTCTGTTTTTGCTAATTTCCTCTATTGTCAACATTAACGGATGAGCCGAAGAAACTTCATTATCTCGATACGCGCCAATTAAAAATAGTCCTTGGTACGAAGCGTTCATCAGCAGTTGCATAAGCTTCAGAGATGCGCCATCTGCCCACTGTAAGTCGTCCAGAAATATCGCCAATGGGTGTTCTGGGTTGGTAAAGATTTTGATGAAGTTCTGGAACACTAAATTAAAGCGATTCTGGATTTCTGTCGGGTTAAGTTCTGGTACCGGGGGTTGCTTGCCGATAATTAATTCCACTTCAGGAATTACGTCAATAATGACTTGACCATTTATCCCCAAAGCGGCTACAAGTTTCTCCCGCCACCCTTTAAGCTGTTCTTCACTTTCCGTTAAAAGTTGTTTGACTAATCCTTGAAAAGCGTTAACAACGGCACTATAAGGAATGTTGCGTTGATACTGATCAAATTTTCCTGAAATGAAATACCCACGCTTTTGGGTAATAGGTTTATACAGCTCTTGCACCAAAGCTGACTTGCCGATGCCAGAATAACCAGCAATCAGCATCAGTTCGCTTTTGCCCGAAGTCACGCGCTCAAAAGCGCTTAGTAAAGTGTCAATTTCTCGCTCTCTTCCATAGAGCTTTTGAGGAATTTGAAATTTATTGGAAATATCTTGAGAGGCGAGAGCAAAGTCATCAATTTTGCCTTTTGCCTGTAACTGATTCAGGCATTCTTCCAAATCAGCTCTTATTCCATAGGCATTTTGATATCGCTCCTCCGCCGTCTTTGCCATTAATTTCATAACAATGTCTGAAACGGCTAAGGGAATCTCTGGATTAACTTGGTGGGGGGTGAGAGGCTGTTTAGCAATATGACAATGCACTAACTCTAAAGCATCGGTAGTTTCAAACGGTAGCCGTCCGGTAAGCAATTCATAGAAGGTGACGCCGAGGGAATAAAAGTCGGTGCGGTAATCAAGAGTTCGGTTCATCCGTCCCGTTTGCTCCGGTGACATATAGGCTAAAGTGCCTTCTAAAAGATTGGGATTTTTCAGTGTAGGATTTTCGCGAGTAAATACTGTAGAAATTCCAAAATCAATGATTTTGAGAATCCCTGTTTCTAGGTTAAATACTATGTTGGCGGGGTTGATATCTTTGTGGATAATATTGGCAGTATGAATATGGCTCAAAGTTTCAGCCGTTTTGATAGCAATACTAAGAAACTCCTTTAGCGCCAAAGGTTGCCCATCTATTAATTGCTTTAAAGATGACGCGCCAAAATCTTCAAGGATGATGACTAAAGTTCTCTGATAGGGTTCTAAGCTATACGCTTTAACTACTCCATCCAGATTCAGATTGCGTGCGATCGCATATTCCTGTTTATATCGATTAAGTTCATTCGGCGTGGGATAATCTTGTTTGAGAAGCTTAAGGATAACAGCTTGCTTATCCTCCTGTCGGATGCCCCGATAAACTATTGAATTGCTGCTTTCATAGATTTGCCTGAGAATCTGGTAGCCGTCAATCTGAAGCATTTTTGGTTTTTCTAAAGTAGGAGGTTAAGTAAAGATTGAAATGATAGGCGATCGCGTTTTGAGCAAAGATATCTATTATCCCTGCTTATCTAATTTTTTGTATTGAGCGCTCCAGTTAACCAATTCAGTTAATATTGCACTCATCAGAAAATTTTTTAATTCAAGAAGTGGAGAAGCAACCTGCGCTTCCATTGGAAGCGCAAGTTAAAATTAATACCTTCTTAGATGCACCAATAGCTAAACATCCTAGCAACCGCTAGCAGCTAGGTATGTAGTTAAATATAGATTAAGATAACATCCAAAGCGCTGCTGACAAAGCCTAGATTAGAATTCACACTAACCTACCTATAGTATTTCACCGATATAGCATCTAGTTTCAGTGCATCCCCTTTCTTATTTCAGGTTGCTACTGCATCTTTTCAGAGAGGAGTTTTGCTGATTTTTCTATTGTCATTACTATAAAAAGTAGGAGAAATAGGAGCGGCCATCATGGGTATAGCAATTTTTAAATAAAATCTGTACTTGAAAAGACATTTGTATTGGTTTTATTGGGAATTAATCTTTTAGATATAATCAAGCGAATATGGCGGAAATAATTACACTAACTCAATTAAAAAATATCCTATTGTAGGTTGTGTTGAGAGACCAGATCCGCCATTGGCAAAAGTTAAATGTGTTTTGCCAACTTCCTACACAATCTGTTGTTCGATAACTTATTGCTTGCAAGCCATCACTAACTAGAATCACCTTTTCCCCACTATGAATCTTATATTTTGCTAAGACTAATTAACCCATTCTTCTGCAAAAAAGCAAAAAATTATCCATAGTTCGCCGCGCCTTGCCGTGTTAAGTGCGTTATTGCTTGTGCTTTATAGGAATTTCAATTGTAAACTCAGTTCCTTTGCTTAATTCACTCTGACAATACAACTTACCGACGTGTTTTTCTACTACGATTTCGTGGCTGATAGATAACCCCAATCCGGTTCCTTTACCTATCGGCTTTGTCGTAAAAAACGGGTCAAATAGCCGACGGCGTACTTCCTCTTTCATCCCAGAACCATTATCTGCAATCTTAATAGCTACCGTAGCGCCTTCTATCACTTCAGTACGAATCTGGATGCAAGGTGCAGTTTGGGTGGAGCCTATGGACTCCTCTAAAGCATCAAGTGCATTGCTAATGAGATTCATAAACACCTGATTAATCTGTCCGGGATTGCACTCAACTAAAGGGAGTTTGCCATAATCTTTAATCAGCACGATCGCGGGATGTTCGGGTTTGGCCTTAATACGATTTTGCAGCATCAGCAACGTACTGTCTAAACCTTCGTGAATATCAACAACTTTCATCGCTGCTTCGTCGCTGCGCGAGAAGTTACGCAGCGACAGTACAATTTCGCTAATACGCTCAGCTCCCACTTTCATAGACGAAAGCAATTTAGGCAAATCTTTAACAAGGAAATCTAAGTCAATTGCCTGTATTTCATCCTCGATCTCTGGTGTCGAATGGGGGTACTGTTGTTGATAAAGTTGCAACAAACCTAAAAGGTCAGATGTATATTGACTAGCGTGGGTGATATTGCCGTAAATAAAGTTTACTGGGTTATTAATTTCGTGCGCTACTCCGGCCAATAATTGGCCTAAAGATGACATTTTCTCGCTGTGAACGAGTTGCAGATGCGTTTGTTTCAGATCTTGCAGAGCTTGTTGCAGTTCGGTTGCTTGTTCTTTGAGTTGAGCTTCCGCGTGCTTGGCAATAGTAATGTCTTGCGCCACTATCATCCCAGCAAAAACCTCTCCCCGATCGTTTTTTACGGGTATAGCATGCACCTGATAAATTATCTCACCGCACGCTTGTTCAAAGACTGTTGCTTTTCCTGCTAGTGCTGCACGATAATAAGGCTCGACTTGAGCATAACAGTCTGGCGGAAAAACTTCCTGTATTGTCTTTCCTTCTAATAATTGTTTTGAAAGGCCGACTTCCGCTAAACCCATTCCTTCTGCAATCGTAAAGCGCAAATCTAAGTCAAATAAAAATACGGCACCGTTAGGGAAATTCTTAGCAAGGGTGCGATACAGGTCTTCCTGTTTTTGTCTTTCTTCCTCAGCCAGCTTTCGTTCTGCGATTTCCTGTTGCAGTTGCAAATTAGCGTTTGTGAGGGCGGCAGTCCTTAGCGATACAATTTCTTCTAGGCGTTGCTGGTAATGCTGTAAAACTGACTCGACTAGCTTGCGATCGCTAATATCTACGATTAACCCATCCCAAAGTATATCCCCGTTTGCTTGTCTTTCCGGACGAGAAGCTCCTTGAATCCACTTGATCTTTCCAGATGGCAAAACGATTTTTCCTTCCCAATTCCAAGGCATCATTGTTTTACAAGAAACCTCTATGGATTGCTGCAATGATTGCAGGTGATCGGGATGAATTCGTTCCCACATCAAGTTACTATTTTGCTGAATCTCCTCTGGCTCTAATTCGTATAATTCACGACACCCGGAACTAACATAAACAAACGAACTGGAACCATCTGGATGGCGTAAAAACTGATAAATAACTCCCGGCACATTCGCTGCCAATTTTTGAAACTTTTGTTCGCTGTCTTCCAGGGCTTCCTGTATTTGCTTGCGATCGCTCTTGTCTCGAATTGTAACAACTACTGCTTCAATTCCCCCATCGTTGCTGGCAACTGGACTTAGCAAATACTCTGAGTGCGCGGTTCCATCAACGGTTAGAAAATCGATTTCACCTTTTATTGCTTTGCCTCGCTTAAACACCGCTTCCATATCTGTTTTTAAGCCGTCTGTAAGGCGATAGGAGAAATTTAGCTCTTGCCAATTTTTCCCTAGTATTTCATGTTTCGCTAACCCAAAAGCAGCTGCACCTGAAGAGTTGACATAGATGTATTTCCCAGCGCGATCGCATACATAAATATAGTCTGGTAATGCCGAAAGTATGCTGTCGAAAATTTGTGTTTGCTGCTCAATCTCTGCCTGCATCAGATGGCGAGACGTGACATTTTCGACTAAAGCCATGACATACTGCGGTTTACCTTTCGCATTCCGCACCAGAGAAACGGTCAAATTTGCCCACAACCACTGACCTTCTCGACAGCAAAAACGCTTTTCAACTTGGTAGGAATCTCTCTCTCCCACCACAACTTCTCGGTATAGTTTTTTATCCGCGATCGCTTCTTCTTTTGAGATAAACTCGCCTAAACATCGTCCCTGCATCTCAAT is part of the Microcoleus sp. FACHB-831 genome and harbors:
- a CDS encoding DUF6272 family protein gives rise to the protein MNQIFGDFQEEILANNKLFMFDFFVHSIPLERRKQTRYLSIAFITDYWATLFPVNEQDIKSYERQFHIKTAVTYIANELLENSMKFHQKSVKHPIQLGMCLIDKRLVLVTNNCVSEQILEKFIDFIQEIINSDSEELYFRQLEKGAEEKSEESRLGFLSMINDYSAKLGWKIETISQEPKITTVTTMVQLTT
- a CDS encoding STAS domain-containing protein yields the protein MEIQTNDYRVSYDPATATVDFQGLLRESGIADYKSIEQLLDEAIAQEPPTVTMNLKHLEFLNSSGMSVLSRFVIGVRKKKTTQLVVKGSKGIPWQEKLLGNWQRLMPALTPEWE
- a CDS encoding AAA family ATPase produces the protein MLQIDGYQILRQIYESSNSIVYRGIRQEDKQAVILKLLKQDYPTPNELNRYKQEYAIARNLNLDGVVKAYSLEPYQRTLVIILEDFGASSLKQLIDGQPLALKEFLSIAIKTAETLSHIHTANIIHKDINPANIVFNLETGILKIIDFGISTVFTRENPTLKNPNLLEGTLAYMSPEQTGRMNRTLDYRTDFYSLGVTFYELLTGRLPFETTDALELVHCHIAKQPLTPHQVNPEIPLAVSDIVMKLMAKTAEERYQNAYGIRADLEECLNQLQAKGKIDDFALASQDISNKFQIPQKLYGREREIDTLLSAFERVTSGKSELMLIAGYSGIGKSALVQELYKPITQKRGYFISGKFDQYQRNIPYSAVVNAFQGLVKQLLTESEEQLKGWREKLVAALGINGQVIIDVIPEVELIIGKQPPVPELNPTEIQNRFNLVFQNFIKIFTNPEHPLAIFLDDLQWADGASLKLMQLLMNASYQGLFLIGAYRDNEVSSAHPLMLTIEEISKNRAIVERISLLPLALSTITHLIADTLNCSEESAQPLAELVLFKTGGNPFFMNEFLKSLYTEKLLEFDSQTLRWQWDLDQIKARGFTDNIVELMTLKIQKLPENTQQILKLAACMGNQFDLQMLATHREKSLREMVNDLHAAVAEGLVMSPGNRSDLEVALSEQESNDNTLTPTNYPLPEYKFVHDRIQQASYSLIPEQDKPLIHRKIGQLLLQNTSYDHREEKIFDIVNQLNFGIELISIQSERDELAQLNLIAGKKAKASAAYEPALNYLQVGIKLLGEKGWQTQYDLTLTLYVEAAEAAYLSGGFEQMESLVQIVLQRAKTVLDKVKVIEVKILALIAQTKLEQAVDAGVEILRQLRVKLPQKPNNLNILMGLVETKSVLAVKRISDLANLRQMSAPYKLAALRILSRIVSPAFIAAPTFLPLIAFKQVILSVKHGNSAESIYAYAIYGLILCGVVGDIEAGYEFGQLALRLLEQFNAREFKTKALFITNGFIGHWKTPAKETLLPLLEGYKSGLETGDLEYAAYAALVYCFNAYLSGQELSELEPQMAAYSEVMVQLNQEQSLSMHKPFHQAVLNLLDRAETPYCLIGNAYDNRSDLPLLIQAKARTSIFYVYLNQLLLCYLFEQYSEAASNAVQAEQYLDGATATFTVPYFYFYDSLAQLSLYKDTLNLDKKHRMSKVIANQKKMKKWAHHAPMNHLHKYILVEAERYRVIGKDALAIDYFEKAIALAKEHEYINEAALAYELAAKFYLSKGRKVSARAYMQEACYCYQLWGATAKVKDLERRYPHLLTATGTGIQDTKNTTRLTTTGSRYSLDIATVVKASQAISGEIVLERLLSSLMNILIENAGAQKGYLILASQAELLIEAEGSIDGDRITVLQSIPIDNRVPSAILNYVVRTQESVVLNDAASEGQFTNAPYIKEHQSKSILCVPLINQGQLISIVYLENNLTAGAFTPEHLEVVKILSSQAAISIENAQLYQTLEDKVKQRTAQLAQANEEISDLNDKLKAENIRLSAELEVTKRLQQMILPKQSEVDAIEGLEIAGFMEPADEVGGDYYDVLQHDGKVKISIGDVTGHGLESGVLMLMTQTAVRTLQESNQTDPVQFLDILNRTIYRNAQRINPYKNLSLSILDYADGMLSISGQHEEVIVVRAGGQLERIDTISLGFPIGMEDDIADFIASEQVQLNSGDLVVLYTDGVTEAFDINQKQYGLERLCEIVRCNCDRSAQEITQVVIDDVKQHIGEQKVFDDITLVVLKQK
- a CDS encoding PAS domain S-box protein, whose amino-acid sequence is MIPNSSQTSQFLVKTTTRQDLETQVCEEGEQLLQAVFNNATMGIVVLDVDLTIVEVNPTLAQWLGYSAIEMQGRCLGEFISKEEAIADKKLYREVVVGERDSYQVEKRFCCREGQWLWANLTVSLVRNAKGKPQYVMALVENVTSRHLMQAEIEQQTQIFDSILSALPDYIYVCDRAGKYIYVNSSGAAAFGLAKHEILGKNWQELNFSYRLTDGLKTDMEAVFKRGKAIKGEIDFLTVDGTAHSEYLLSPVASNDGGIEAVVVTIRDKSDRKQIQEALEDSEQKFQKLAANVPGVIYQFLRHPDGSSSFVYVSSGCRELYELEPEEIQQNSNLMWERIHPDHLQSLQQSIEVSCKTMMPWNWEGKIVLPSGKIKWIQGASRPERQANGDILWDGLIVDISDRKLVESVLQHYQQRLEEIVSLRTAALTNANLQLQQEIAERKLAEEERQKQEDLYRTLAKNFPNGAVFLFDLDLRFTIAEGMGLAEVGLSKQLLEGKTIQEVFPPDCYAQVEPYYRAALAGKATVFEQACGEIIYQVHAIPVKNDRGEVFAGMIVAQDITIAKHAEAQLKEQATELQQALQDLKQTHLQLVHSEKMSSLGQLLAGVAHEINNPVNFIYGNITHASQYTSDLLGLLQLYQQQYPHSTPEIEDEIQAIDLDFLVKDLPKLLSSMKVGAERISEIVLSLRNFSRSDEAAMKVVDIHEGLDSTLLMLQNRIKAKPEHPAIVLIKDYGKLPLVECNPGQINQVFMNLISNALDALEESIGSTQTAPCIQIRTEVIEGATVAIKIADNGSGMKEEVRRRLFDPFFTTKPIGKGTGLGLSISHEIVVEKHVGKLYCQSELSKGTEFTIEIPIKHKQ